DNA sequence from the Aphelocoma coerulescens isolate FSJ_1873_10779 unplaced genomic scaffold, UR_Acoe_1.0 HiC_scaffold_77, whole genome shotgun sequence genome:
tgggaggaggctgcagcctgggaggtgccagggctggaggcagccgagccccctcccagggatgcagcagcatCACACAAAACCTTACCTTTGCCACACGCCAGTTCTCATCATCCCAGTAGATTATAAGTGGGTAAAGGCTCTGGTTCACAATCGTCTTCAggggcttttttccctcatccacTACCAACTCCATCACCTTGGAGAAGAGGTGAATGGAGAGCAGCTGCACGTGGCTATtgtcctggaggaaaggaaaccaacttgatgccatgatgattttttgccttttctttcataccccgtttatatacctttttatattcttagtggtttttggcctacattcttagacttattttgttaagctaggagactaaacatcttagaaaccgcagacaccaaggtcctctccagaacacattttgtaaactacGATAGGGCCATCGAGGGGGAAGGTTCCTTAGGGAGGGGGGCTCAattgagcctctcactggggaatctttgatagctatgctaattagtaagatcTATAATGTTATATCCAATCTATCGTGTGTGTGCATTGCGGGGCGCATTTGGCCCATTCCACGTGGgcgtggtgcacctaaggatccttataataaatacagaggtaaaagccctttctcccttctaaccatgtttgactcttgattttaagaccaggaaaaggcatcaaactACTCCAGGCCCACCTAGGCAAAGGCCTGAAAATGCAAAAGGCACAAAATTTCTGGGCAGCACCCAGTGCCTATGGCTGGGGCACAGAGCCTTACATTTGCAAAGAGTGGCAGGAGCGCCTCAGCCAGTTTCGGGGCGGTGGTGCTGGATACCAGGATGTCTTTGTTCTCGAGCACATTCATGAACACAGAGAGGGACATCCTGACCACCTCTCCATCTTCAtcgcccagcagctccacaagcCGTTGGGACAGGCTGCCCATCCTTCTGGCCTGTGTGGAACACAAGGCTGTGCTGTGAAGCCATGAACGTCTGCACTGCCTACACCACCCTGGCCCTGCAAGCCCACCCTGCTGCCGCAGGGCCCAGAGGCCAAAGGCCTGTCCCAAAGCACTGGGGCAGCTGAGCcgggaggcaggagagctgggagcagctgcctcagctcctgAAGCCCAGCCAAGCCCATGTGACTGCTTTCCCCAGCGCAGCTTCAGCCGCTGCCGCCTTCTCACCATCGCGGGATCCTTGCTGAGCACCACGAGGCCTCTGAGTGCCAGGCGACATCTCTGCCTGCACTCGCTCAGCAGGTACCTGGACATGATCTCCAGGACACTGTCACCGCATTCCCTCAAGTCCAGGCACTCGAGGACCTGAAAGGCacagggcagtgacaggggaGCCGGCCGGCAGGAGCCCGGAACCGCCCAGGGCTGGGCCCAGGCAGCAGCGCAGGGCGCGGGCACCGTCCCAGGCAGCTGCGGCTACGAGAGGGCAGAGAGGCGGGAGGCAGCTCAGCGAGGCAGCGCTGGCCGTCAGGCTCACCTCCACAAGGAATGCCAGGAAGGGCagatcccagcctggctccttcCTGCTCAGCAGCCCAAGCAGGAGGAGTGCAATCCCAGAACACATGGGGAGGGAGACCCGGCGCATCTCTCTGGCAGAGGGAAAAAGGCATCAAGGCTGTGAGCTGGGGGGGCAAACATCTCCCAGGACTGACTCACAGAGGTGCAGGGGATGTGGGTGCTCTGGGAGGTGGCTGCTCCTGAGCacccttctccagccttttccagtgccCTTGGCCATCCCTCATTGACCAGGCCCTCTGGCCCATGGCCacaggggctgtgtggggcaCCTCGGGCACAGGGCACAAGTGCCGGGGGCAGTGGGGAGAAGGGGGTCTCACCTGGCCAGCAGACCCACTGCATAGTGCTGGGTGTCAGCACACAGCAGCGTGTCCCAGCCACGCTTGCGCTCCATAGCCACCACCTCATTGTCACAGCGCAGTCGACAGAGCAGAGCCTTCATGGCCTGCACTGCAAACCTGTGTGCAGAACAAAGCCCAGgtcacactgggagcactggcgcTGGCCACAAgggcatgggaaggacaggaggACTGGGACCTGTTGGAGTTGGTGGGAAGGCGGTGTTCCTCCCGGCACGCTCTCCAGAAGTGATCAACTTCCTCTGGCATCTGCTGTGTGGTGATGACAACatgggagagcagagccacaaAGATGCGGGAGGAGTAAAGGTTCATTGCCTCGTGGCACCGAGGCACCTGGACAATCACCCACAGCGCCAGAGTTGCCTGCAAAAGAAGCAGCCCGAGACAGCGCTCAGTGCTGAGCTGTCCATGTGGCAGGGCCTGAGGGGAGATGCAGGGGGAGCACCGGGCCTGGTGCCCCCTGAGCCTGCCCCTAGCTCAGGTTTCAGCCCAGCGCCTGAGGCAGGGAGAGgatggagagctgctggagcggcAGCTTGGGGGTGAACAAAGGCCAGTTCCAGAAACTCACAGCCAGGGCAAGGACAGGTGTGTCGTCCCCATCAGAGGTGGACAAGCTGTTCAGAGGCCAGTCCTCCATCACACAGAGCAGTGTTGGCAGCACCTTCTCCAGTGTGCTGCCTGACAAGCCTATGAGTCTCCACATCATTGTGGCAGCTCTGTGGGATCAGAGCTCTAAGTCAGGGGCGTCTCAGTCACAGTACCatgccctgtgcagctgtgggggcCCAGGTGACAGAGCCCCGGTGCcctgaggggcagggagggagcatggcAGCAGGCTCAGGAAACAGAGGGGCCCGAGGGTCCTGGAGCTCTCCGCCTGTCTGGCAGACCCCATTGGACAGGCGGCACAGGGCAATGGGCCCTAAGGGCTGGTGAGCCCTGAGCTCTCAAGGCAGCTGGGCCCCGTACCTGTCGCACGATGGGGCACAGCGCAGGAGGGTCAGCACCACATCAGCGGGGTGCTCTTCAGCCAGCCTCAGAACGTAAATGGGCAGCCTGGGATCCACAGTGACATGGGACCCGAGTCTCTGGTGAATGTTCCTCACCATGGCTGGCACCTGGAGGAGGCATGGGGAAGACTTGGAGCACTGTCCAAGGGAGCAacttccccagctgcccccaagAAATGCTTCCCTTCTCGACTCACTGCTCTGGTCTCAAAGGCTGAGGGGGCCCAGCAGCTGTGGCTTGAGGGGGCACAAGATCCTTGGAgtgtccagccctggccccaGGCTGCTTACCTGCTGCTGAGAAGAATCAGCACTCTCCTTGAAATAACCCAGTTTGGGAGCATGAATCCCAGTGGGAATGGGCATAGTGTCAGTATTTGGGATGCCCTGAGTCTCTCCGGTGTCGGTGTTTGTGATGGCCATGtcctcagtccctgccatgAGAGTCTTCGCCGTGTGATCATTCATTGGACTGTCAGAGTCTTCTGAGGGTGCAGTGATATCTGTGCTGACACCAGGCTCTGCCTGGAGCTTGGTCAGCCCAGAGTcaggctcagctgtgccctCACTTGCTTTGGTGCTGGTCTTTCCACGCCGGATGCACATGAACTTCCGGAACATCTGCAGGAGAACAAAggacagggaagagagggaTGTTCCAAGGGGTGCTCCAGGAGCGGTGCTCGGCTGAGCAGCGacagcaggcccagcccaggtggGGATGGCTGCAGGTACCTGCACTGTTCTCCGGAAGCGGCCATGGGCACGGTCCTTCTTTTGTATCCGGTCCAGGGCTGCATCTGGCAAAGAGCGAGCgcagccagagctgaggggctgcGGGAGAGGCCGGAGAAcgcagcccagccctgcgctccccaggcagggacagccccgggaTGCCCAGGGGATGGAACATGACTGCTGCAGGGGGTCTGGCCTGGCCCCTCTTCCGTCCTATCCATGGGCCTgttctccagggatgggatgggacgggatgggatgagatgggatgggatgggatgggatgggatgggatgggatgggaagggatgggacgcGATGGGACGCAATGGGAcgcgatgggatgggatgggatgggatgggatgggatgggatgggatgggatgggatgggatggtgcCAAGCTGGCTGCCGCCATCAGCCCTGTGGCCCAGCTCTGTCACTCACTGTCCTGCCGTGGCTGGAACTGCTCCAGCTCTTCAGGCTGttgtgctggggcagctccagggccttttttccccctgaacactTTGAACAGGCCACGGAATCTGCCCGCCATGCCGCAGTCTGGCCTCGAGGGCACCTTCAAGAGAGATGCCTGGGGAAAGCTCTGAGTGAACAAGTCCTGCACTTGTGCCTTGaaggcaccagcagcagagaagcctCAGGAAGGCTACAGGACAGCAAGTCCTGCACCCTGGTCTCAGAGGGCTCCTGCCACAAGGACAGGAGACTCCTCGTCAAGGATTGTGGTCAGCAAAGCCAAGGGTCTGGCCTTGAGGGCACCGGCCACAGGGATGGGAGATGCCTCGGAAAAGCTCCGGGGCACCAAGTCCCACGGTCTGCCCTTGAGGGCACCTGCAAAAGAGAAGCCTCGAGAAGGCCACAGGTCACCAAGTCCTGTGGTCTGGCCTCGAGGTCACCTGCAGGAATAACGCCTCGGAAAAGCTCCGGGTCAGCGAGGAACGAGTGCGCTGTGCGGGGGCTCCTcacggcaccgctctgtcccgTCCTGTCCCGTCGCGTGCTCCGAGCACTGTGGCGTGGCCGCGTCGCCGCCAGCCCCTATGTCAGcacgtgtcacaaagggccctgggacaccctgtccCGTTCCACCCCACGGTGACCGTGCTGCACCAtgtcacaaagggcccttgCACACGCTGCCACCTGCCCTGgggccacccccagcccaccccaagtGGCCCAGGTTGGAAGGAATGCCCTGCCCCAAGTGTCTAAGGCAGCCCAACAGGAATTTTAGCATCGGCTCCAGCCATAAGCAAACGCTCCCCTGCTCTGTGGGCTcggggcagcaccaggagcccCCACGGCtgccgccgcagccgccgcagGAAGGGCTCGGGgtcttccacagaagctggcacggcCTCCTTGGGACACGTCCCGGCCGGTGGCCATCCTAAAGCCGGGGCTGTGACACAGACAAGGAACGTGTGGGCCAGGGCACGAATGCTGCTCTGACCCCTGGGGCCCGGGGAGCGCTGAAATCAGCAGGTGTGGCAGAGTCCCCTCCGAAGCAGACCTGCCACCCCCAAGCCCTGGCAGCGCTGGTGCCCATCTCCTGCCCCAGAGACCTGTGCCCCCAGGGGCTtctctgccagagggcagccAAAGCCAAGGTGCATTGGGGTCTGTGCTCCTTCCTacagggggctgttggcaggagcagctggagtgaCTGGGGGCAGCGCTTGGTATCCAACAGGAGATGTTGCTCCTTCCTGGAGTGAATTTTTTCATGGAAGGGATTAGCAGTAGCACCAGAACAGCATCAGCTGCTGAGTTTCACAGGGCAAAGAGATTCTACAGAGACACTGTGACGTTTCCttgtgcttttctgtctttcttgcaTTCTGGAAATGAAAGAATTGGCCCAGCCTCTGATATTCAACATTCCTGTTGCTGTGTGTCTGGCTGTGGCAGCTCACATTCAAACACAACTGCgtccctgctgagcagggcaaTGGACGGCCACAAACAGGGAGGTTCCCCAGGGAACATCAAGGGAGACACCTGGGGAAGTGCAGAGGATAGGGATagctgtgggaggagaagctgtTCTGTGTCTCTGATGATGGTGCCAGCACCCTGAAGGAGCAGCCAAGACAGGCGCTGGAAGCACACAGGTCCCACCCTTTTCTGCTGTCACATGGACTCGGGACACACTTGTTGCCACAGGTCCAGCAGCCGTGATGCAGGAACAACGGAGGGCCATGCATTGGTAGGGAATGGCCTCCAGCAAGAGCAAAGCAGGATCCTCTGGCAGCAAAGCCTGAGCTTGTGAACCGGGCCATCTCCTCTGCACACAGCAAAGTGCTTCCCTCCACCCCTGAACGTCTGCCAGCTTTTCTTTAGTGCCGGCTGCAtcttcctttgttccaagcaagTCCAGGATTTAGTTTGGAAGCTCATGTACGTGTCTTTAAGGGGCCTGCATGCAGGAGAGGGATGGCACCTGCAGTGCAGGGCTTGTGTCCCATCAGAGTCTCTCTCTCACGATGGCACCAATGCTGCTGCCTTGGGACGCCTGACTGTGGAAGGCGAGTCTGCCCTCAAGCACGGCCACTGAAGTCAGTCAggggcacaggctgcagctgaagctgccaaGCGTCGCTGTGAGGCTGGCAAGGCAAGAGGAAGCCATTGTGGCCAATTCTGCTGGAGCCTTTTGCCCAGCCACGTGCAGCTGTGCCCACAGTATGGCCCCGTTTGGCGTCCCGGCTGGTGCGGATGCCTTGTTGAGCTGGTGCCGGCATTGGGgctcctgctgttcctgtgcaCGCTCTGGTGCTGTTTCTGTGGCGTCCAGAGCTGTTTCGGCAGCAGCGACTCGGCAGCCCTGCTCAAGGAGACATCGCCGCCTCCCCatggtggcagcagctgtgcgggcccagagctctgtgccagGGGGGCCTCGGTCACAGCCCCGTGGCCTGGGCAgccgcgggggcccgggctggccgccagccctgcctctgcccaccGCCCCTtcttggca
Encoded proteins:
- the LOC138102490 gene encoding maestro heat-like repeat-containing protein family member 7 → MAGRFRGLFKVFRGKKGPGAAPAQQPEELEQFQPRQDNAALDRIQKKDRAHGRFRRTVQMFRKFMCIRRGKTSTKASEGTAEPDSGLTKLQAEPGVSTDITAPSEDSDSPMNDHTAKTLMAGTEDMAITNTDTGETQGIPNTDTMPIPTGIHAPKLGYFKESADSSQQQVPAMVRNIHQRLGSHVTVDPRLPIYVLRLAEEHPADVVLTLLRCAPSCDRAATMMWRLIGLSGSTLEKVLPTLLCVMEDWPLNSLSTSDGDDTPVLALAATLALWVIVQVPRCHEAMNLYSSRIFVALLSHVVITTQQMPEEVDHFWRACREEHRLPTNSNRFAVQAMKALLCRLRCDNEVVAMERKRGWDTLLCADTQHYAVGLLAREMRRVSLPMCSGIALLLLGLLSRKEPGWDLPFLAFLVEVLECLDLRECGDSVLEIMSRYLLSECRQRCRLALRGLVVLSKDPAMARRMGSLSQRLVELLGDEDGEVVRMSLSVFMNVLENKDILVSSTTAPKLAEALLPLFANDNSHVQLLSIHLFSKVMELVVDEGKKPLKTIVNQSLYPLIIYWDDENWRVAKASRETLICAAKFLKRRDLEQLLKKDQRLKFAELLLAEDRSRAAERLHQALPFVDSPQQSLREAAVRFIGTARVFLRGQKEELQVLSEALQALRRDDSPSQTNIVVQEIFNKRAAELRSSAGSEPESL